Genomic segment of Mycolicibacterium sarraceniae:
ACGCGTATGCAAGGAACGCCCACGTGATCAGAGGTGCTCGTTGGGGGTCGACGTCGACCGTGCGCAGCTCACGTCCATCGTCGGTAACGACGCGAACGTTGCGGTAACCAAGTGGCGCTTTCCCGGGAGGGTGATTGGTAAAGGTATGTGGGGCCTTACAACTCGGCCACCTTCGTCCGCGGGGGTCGTTGGGAACGCAGTCAGGAGCGCCGGGATAGCTCCTCTCCGCGCAGCGCCTCCAGTTTGCTAGCCTTGGCGCGGCGACATGGTGGCGGGCCATGGCCTGTGATACAGCAGTCTGGACCTGGCCGGACCTGACTGCGCAGGCCCGCCACGGCAAGCACACCACGAACAGCTGATGCATTCCGGTCGCGGCCCGAAGCAACATTGTCAGCCGGGGGGCTTGTTGTCGCCCGTTGCCACCTCGCCGAGCACGTCGTGTCTGCGTGATGGTGGTGTCTCCACTTTTGGCTGTCGCGGTGCTGTCTCCCCGGGGGCCGACATCGCGGGGTATCGCGGGCAGGCCTGACGAGGTTCACCTAGAGCACCGATGGGATCAGTTCGCCGCTTGGTGAACCGGCTCGACAGGAACGAGCTGGCACTCGGATACCACGCTCGTTTACCGCGGACGACTTCTGGTTGCGTTAAAACGTCGTGGTTGCCGCTGGGGTCGGGCCGGTAGGATCGGTACACGGCCGGTAGTGCATGGAGGTGCAGCGATGGAGCGAAAGACAGCCAAGACGGTGGTGGTGTCGAAGGCTGCCGTCAAGAAGGCCGGGATGCGGGCGACCAAGGCGTCGGCCAAGTTGGAGGGCCGGGTCGTGCCAACCAGTCACCGCCATTCAGCAGCGGTGAAGGCCTATCTTGCAAAGCAGCAGCCGCCCAAGCGCTGATGCCGCTGACGCCCGGTTACGGCGAAACGCCGCTGCCTCACGACGAACTTGATGCTCTGCTGGCTGAGGTTGTCGAGATCCTCGACAAGCCGATCACCCGAGCGGACGTCTATGCCCTCGAACAGAGTTTGCAGGATCAGGTAGTTGAGGCGTTGATGCCAGCGGCGCTGGACGGTTCGTTGCCGCTAGACGAGCTTCTCAGCGACTACTTCATCCGTGATCTCCATACGCAGTTGTTCGGTCCGATCTGGCAGTGGGGCGGGCGGCAGCGTCAGCTCGAACTCAACATCGGTGTCGCTCCCGAACTCATCGCCGTCGAGCTGCGCAGCACCCTCGGCTCGATCGCCTGGCGGTGGGAGCACACCGACGACTGGACCCCCCGCCAGTTGGGGATCGTGGTCCATGCCGAGACGGTTCGTATACACCCCTTCGTTGACGGAAATGGCCGCACAACAAGGCTTCTCGCTGACCTCGCGTTCGCCGCGGCCCAAGACCCCACCGTGCAGCAGTACGACTGGGATCTGGACAAGCAGCGCTATATCGGGCTGCTGCGTGCCTTCGACGTGCACCGGGATGTGACTGAGCTCGCTGCGTTCGTCGGGATTGAGCAGATCGAGCTACAGGAGCCCTGAGGCGACTGATGTTCGGCGCCGTATCCAGCACGATGCATGCGCATAACGCCAGGTCGCGGTGTCTCATTTCTTGTCTCACACCATATGTCTCATATCCACGATGCAAACGGGCGGTGGATGCCCCAGCGCAACCGGGACACCAATCTCGCTCAGAAGCATCGCAACACCCTGTCTACCTTGGGCTTCTGCAGTTTCGAGCAACCGCGTCATCAGCTCGGGACGCCACACAACTACGCGATACCAATCAGCACGTGACACTTCACCGACGACTTCACCGTCGATATCGGCAGCCGCCACTTCTTCGTCTGTGGCGTCAGCTGTTTCGCCGCGGACATCGAGAAGGCAGTTCCACAGCTGCTCACGAACGGAGACCGGAACACGTCGACGACGCGACCACATGATCTGCCGACGCCCTTTGGATCCTTGTTCCCATTCGTGCCAAATCGCCCATTCGCCAGGTGGGGTAACAGCCAACACCTCCCCGGTATCGTGATCGATCACTGCCCAATCGCCGTCGCCTGCTTCCTTCACTGCCCAGTGGCGCGGCGTCCGAACACCAAAACCGCGAGCGTCTACCGATGTTGCGAGGTCTGCCAGCAACTCGAACGGCGTGCGGTTCCGGTCTACGCGACCAACTTTCGAAACTTGTCCCGCAGCCACCTCAATTCCGGTCTTCGTGGCTGCATCGTACGTCGCCTTCGTGAGATACCTGCCGAGATATTCCGCGCCCCCATCACCCACCTCTCGCATGTCGACAGCTACCGAGCCCGGCAGTGCGTAGCCCGCCTTCTTCAATCCGGCTGACCACCGGTCATACACGCGAGATGCAAAAGCGTTTCTTGCCAACCACTCTCGGTCCTCAAGCGGGCTGTTCCAATCCGGCAACTTGAACCTCAGCCCCGATCGGAGCGTCGACGCGCAGAACACCAGAGCATGGATATGCAGATGCCAACCGTGTCCGCCTTGAGCAGGCGTGCCGTAAGTCGCCTCGACAACACGGGTAAGGCCAGCGATCTCGAATAGCTCGACATTACACGGACTAACCTCCCGTTACGTTCCGCCGTACGGGCATTCTGACCCGTCCAAGTGCGCGTGCCGAACGCCGACCTCCAACCGGAGCTCAATGCGTCCCACAGTTCTGAGAGACGATCAGAAGCCTTGTGCCGCATAGTCAATGTCAACATGTACACCTTGCCGCCTTGGCGGTAGCACTCACGAACTGCTGCGCCGATCTCTCCTGCGCGCGTACGAGCGATTACCGCGGAGCAACGCGGGCATGACCACACGGAACCGCAGACATCATCCGCAGGTTTGTTGTTTTCTCGCCGCGGAACATCGGTAAGTGACGCGCTGCGGGGTTCCGTGGCGTCGGTGGAGTGTTGGAGCACCGGAACCGCCGGACCCACTTGCGCACCGTCTCCGCAGTACCGACGCCCAGCAGGTCAGCGACAC
This window contains:
- a CDS encoding Fic family protein, with translation MPLTPGYGETPLPHDELDALLAEVVEILDKPITRADVYALEQSLQDQVVEALMPAALDGSLPLDELLSDYFIRDLHTQLFGPIWQWGGRQRQLELNIGVAPELIAVELRSTLGSIAWRWEHTDDWTPRQLGIVVHAETVRIHPFVDGNGRTTRLLADLAFAAAQDPTVQQYDWDLDKQRYIGLLRAFDVHRDVTELAAFVGIEQIELQEP